In one window of Leguminivora glycinivorella isolate SPB_JAAS2020 chromosome 10, LegGlyc_1.1, whole genome shotgun sequence DNA:
- the LOC125230411 gene encoding uncharacterized protein LOC125230411: MTVLVLSQRNNDYTSCTVEYFNREGCNSMSFGPITSNAHIGGVMLKPHILRREIKQGLLNYNQSYTVLNITFSNIKWKTIKFRFEEQSKKPLKQTHCRNIVLSNEAHIDDQSVLYYDCYWPDSIDSVGRSHILDFEASDDNVVNRGQYYFNVPSAQMLSNTVNASNWKPFVYLEILSGKIRLHIMAPPNQVKISSYRIQSAGDSGSYYFVVTPQHDGCKDGVRKCQIVESPRFKISNNVQSFNICIASISALIVATLFAYYIVLRVLRRYWCRDYRLAMGQEIPAPTKVLVIYSPANRLHAECVSSFVTYLRAEFGFEIMYDGDISSTSDQDPYIWAAEAFKIATHVMYIVGPADLTNQYNNIYEKPILSAHKNVDTLQLSLLKANRGSQNQKSVINVIFEYSNGPIPIETKHGKTFYLLKEWNKLISYLSKNLLPKKQLVRTEKGRCLLEDLTKAKKLLNSSNFNV; this comes from the exons ATGACTGTTTTG GTTCTTAGTCAACGAAACAATGACTACACCTCCTGTACCGTTGAGTACTTCAACCGAGAAGGCTGCAACAGCATGAGCTTTGGCCCGATCACCTCCAACGCACACATTGGAGGAGTTATGCTGAAGCCGCACATCTTGAGACGGGAGATCAAGCAGGGCTTGCTGAACTACAATCAGAGCTACACTGTGCTTAATATCACCTTCAGCAATATTAAATGGAAGA CAATCAAATTCCGTTTCGAAGAACAAAGCAAGAAACCGCTGAAACAAACCCACTGCCGCAACATAGTGCTGTCAAACGAAGCCCACATAGACGACCAGTCGGTGCTCTACTATGACTGCTACTGGCCGGACAGTATTGACAGTGTAGGCCGCTCACATATACTGGACTTTGAGGCTTCGGACGACAATGTGGTTAATCGGGGACAGTATTACTTCAATGTTCCATCGGCGCAAATGCTGA GCAACACCGTTAATGCATCGAACTGGAAACCGTTTGTCTACCTTGAGATACTCTCCGGCAAAATCCGCCTCCACATAATGGCTCCACCGAACCAAGTGAAGATCTCCTCATACCGCATTCAA TCTGCTGGGGACTCCGGGTCTTACTACTTTGTGGTGACTCCGCAACATGATGGGTGTAAGGACGGAGTGAGGAAGTGCCAGATTGTGGAGAGTCCGAGGTTCAAAATCA GCAACAACGTGCAAAGCTTCAATATCTGCATCGCCAGCATCTCGGCCCTGATCGTTGCTACGCTGTTCGCCTACTACATTGTTCTGAGGGTGCTCCGCCGGTATTGGTGCCGAGACTACCGGCTCGCTATGG GTCAAGAGATACCAGCCCCAACGAAAGTTCTAGTCATCTATTCCCCGGCCAACCGTCTTCACGCCGAGTGCGTTTCCTCATTCGTCACCTATTTGCGCGCTGAGTTCGGCTTCGAGATCATGTACGACGGAGACATCTCGTCAACCTCCGACCAAGACCCCTACATCTGGGCCGCCGAGGCCTTCAAGATAGCCACACACGTCATGTACATCGTCGGACCCGCAGATCTAACCAACCAGTACAACAACATCTACGAGAAACCCATACTCAGCGCTCACAAAAACGTCGACACCCTACAACTCTCCCTACTCAAAGCGAACCGAGGATCGCAAAACCAAAAATCTGTAATCAATGTAATCTTCGAATACTCCAACGGACCTATTCCAATCGAAACGAAACATGGAAAAACTTTCTATCTACTCAAGGAATGGAACAAACTGATTTCTTATTTGTCGAAGAATCTACTACCTAAGAAACAGTTGGTGCGGACGGAGAAAGGGAGGTGTTTGCTAGAGGATCTGACCAAGGCTAAGAAATTGCTGAATAGCAGTAATTTTAATGTGTAA